In a genomic window of Anoplopoma fimbria isolate UVic2021 breed Golden Eagle Sablefish chromosome 6, Afim_UVic_2022, whole genome shotgun sequence:
- the grem2a gene encoding gremlin-2, whose protein sequence is MLWRITIPVILAGVLCITAESKKHRPQGSIPSPHKTKGNLSSERHHRLLQQKPEVLSSSREALVVTERRYLRRDWCKTQPLRQTISEEGCRSRTVVNRFCYGQCNSFYIPRHMGPNSGQGQNRGQASGSGRKSNNKAQEPFQSCSFCRPHRITQLTVQLDCPDLQPPFRHRKVQRVKQCRCMSVDVSGHGKL, encoded by the coding sequence ATGCTGTGGAGAATAACTATCCCGGTCATACTGGCTGGGGTGCTCTGCATCACCGCAGAGTCCAAAAAGCACCGGCCCCAGGGATCCATCCCATCCCCACACAAGACCAAAGGGAACCTGTCCTCAGAACGTCACCACCGGCTATTGCAGCAGAAACCAGAGGTGCTGTCCTCCAGCCGGGAGGCCTTGGTGGTGACGGAGCGCCGCTACCTTCGCAGAGACTGGTGCAAGACCCAACCCCTCCGTCAGACAATCAGCGAGGAGGGCTGCCGCAGCCGCACTGTTGTCAACCGCTTTTGCTACGGCCAGTGCAACTCCTTCTACATTCCCCGCCATATGGGTCCCAACTCGGGTCAAGGACAGAATCGAGGCCAAGCCTCAGGCTCTGGAAGGAAAAGCAACAACAAGGCCCAGGAGCCGTTCCAGTCCTGCTCCTTCTGCAGGCCACACCGCATCACACAGCTCACAGTGCAGCTGGACTGCCCAGACCTGCAGCCCCCTTTCAGACACCGTAAGGTGCAGAGGGTCAAACAGTGTCGCTGCATGTCTGTAGATGTGAGCGGCCATGGGAAACTGTGA